A stretch of the Panicum virgatum strain AP13 chromosome 9N, P.virgatum_v5, whole genome shotgun sequence genome encodes the following:
- the LOC120691639 gene encoding probable mitochondrial import inner membrane translocase subunit TIM21, which produces MASRIARLLQHRRLLATAAEASARHAPRAPRAGAAVSKDVAKAEASCLKNSRWYMTRSNTSGPLTTHYECRKAFSSFIRPSASYSTKASDQNPKQEGKDLSTTEHPFDDITYNIPEKPVTFTEGASYSLVILAGLGIAALAGYAVFKELIFEPKEYKIFGKALTRIQSDSQVTSRIGHPITGYGQETRNRAARQRIPSKIWTDEDGVEHVEVNFLIRGPHGAGKVYSEMFKDNSDRTWKFTYLVVEIVSPQHAKTQLMLESYLPA; this is translated from the exons ATGGCCTCCCGGATCGCGAGGCTGctccagcaccgccgcctccttgccACCGCGGCGGAGGCGTCCGCCCGCCACGCGCCGCGCGCTCCCCGCGCAGGCGCCGCCGTCTCCAAG GATGTTGCTAAGGCTGAAG CTTCATGTTTGAAAAACTCAAGGTGGTACATGACCAGGTCAAACACTTCAGGTCCTTTGACGACACATTATGAGTGCCGCAAAGCATTTTCTTCTTTCATAAGGCCTTCTGCATCTTACTCCACAAAAGCTTCAGACCAGAATCCAAAACAG GAGGGAAAAGACTTGTCAACTACAGAACATCCCTTTGATGATATTACCTACAATATACCTGAGAAGCCAGTGACATTTACTGAAGGTGCTTCTTACAGTCTTGTAATACTTGCTGGACTTGGAATTGCAGCTCTGGCTGGATATGCTGTGTTCAAAGAACTTATATTTGAACCAAAAGA GTACAAGATATTTGGGAAAGCTTTAACAAGAATTCAGAGTGATAGCCAG GTCACATCAAGAATTGGCCACCCTATTACTGGATATGGCCAGGAAACTAGAAACCGTGCAGCTCGGCAACGAATTCCATCTAAGATTTGGACAGACGAGGATGGTGTTGAACATGTAGAG gtgaactttctcatccgTGGGCCACATGGAGCAGGAAAGGTGTATTCAGAGATGTTCAAAGATAATTCTGACCGGACATGGAAGTTCACATATCTTGTTGTTGAAATCGTGTCTCCACAACATGCAAAAACACAACTGATGCTAGAATCTTACTTACCAGCATAA
- the LOC120692157 gene encoding uncharacterized protein LOC120692157 has protein sequence MSYDQILSPLFGAGRSAWRAAGGGDAVTRQILKCTRWQLEETTDFVTCPYHYYCDSSYPGDYSAAVGFLVATFAAYCFLSTLAFTVLDLVRGNGGAPAPGVRGIKRKYLLPSGPFLLPLVLLALAKGQRINAVFPLAQLGPALLLLLQASALAFRNEADGDVRYAVLEASTVSGVLHASLYLDAVVLPYYTGLEALRWSRFSGECASCLCRMEPLVVGGTAVQYRGLSKTALAIIFALCSRMVCRIYGEERLSAWTRSALEAVGWVFVAADAIYLVGWVATEGGVVGVAAYSLVTGLVFLSVFGKVYRFLAWVETRQSQWKSSLCHSVV, from the coding sequence ATGTCCTATGATCAGATACTCTCGCCGCTCTTCGGTGCTGGACGGTCGGCGTggcgagcggccggcggcggcgacgccgtgaCGAGGCAGATACTCAAGTGCACGAGATGGCAGCTCGAGGAGACCACCGACTTCGTCACCTGCCCCTACCACTACTACTGCGACAGCTCCTACCCGGGCGACTACTCCGCCGCCGTCGGATTCCTCGTCGCCACCTTCGCGGCGTACTGCTTCCTCTCCACGCTCGCCTTCACCGTCCTCGACCTGGTGCGGGGcaacggcggcgcgccggcgcccggcgtCCGGGGCATCAAGAGGAAGTACCTGCTCCCCTCGGGCCCGTTCCTCCTCCCCCTGGTGCTGCTCGCGCTCGCCAAGGGGCagcggatcaacgccgtgttcCCGCTGGCGCAGCTCGGCCCggcattgctgctgctgctgcaggcgtCGGCGCTGGCGTTCCGGAACGAGGCCGACGGCGACGTCCGGTACGCGGTGCTGGAGGCGTCCACGGTGTCCGGGGTGCTGCACGCGAGCCTGTACCTGGACGCCGTCGTGCTGCCGTACTACACGGGGCTGGAGGCGCTCCGGTGGTCGCGCTTCTCCGGGGAGTGCGCGTCGTGCCTGTGCCGGATGGAGCCCCTCGTCGTCGGCGGTACGGCGGTGCAGTACCGGGGCCTGTCCAAGACGGCGCTGGCGATCATCTTCGCGCTCTGCTCGAGGATGGTGTGCCGCATCTACGGTGAGGAGCGGCTGAGCGCGTGGACGCGGTCTGCGCTGGAGGCCGTGGGCTGGGTGTTCGTGGCCGCCGACGCGATCTATCTCGTCGGGTGGGTGGCCACGGAGGGCGGCGTCGTCGGTGTGGCGGCCTACAGCCTGGTGACCGGGCTGGTGTTCCTGAGCGTCTTCGGCAAGGTGTACCGGTTCTTGGCGTGGGTTGAGACGAGGCAGTCGCAGTGGAAATCCAGCCTCTGCCACAGCGTCGTTTGA
- the LOC120691964 gene encoding ubiquitin-fold modifier-conjugating enzyme 1-like produces MEGWDKGTKSTVGEIPLLATRAGPRDGEAWRQRLKEEYRALIAYTSVNKAKDNDWFRIAAANPEGTRWEGTCWYVHNLRRYEFPLQFDIPVAYPQVAPEIELPTLDGKTHKMYRGGKICLTVHFKPLWAKNCPRFGIAHALCLGLAPWLAAEVPILIDSGMVKHKDDEAAPAEASASAAPSS; encoded by the exons ATGGAGGGTTGGGACAAGGGGACGAAGAGCACGGTGGGTGAGATCCCGCTGCTGGCAACGCGGGCGGGTCCGCGGGACGGCGAGgcgtggcggcagcggctgAAGGAGGAGTACCGCGCGCTGATCGCCTACACGTCGGTGAACAAGGCCAAGGACAACGACTGGTTCCGCATCGCCGCAGCCAACCCGGAGGGCACCCGCTGGGAGGGTACCTGCTGGTACGTCCACAACCTCCGCCGCTACGAGTTCCCGCTCCAGTTCGACATCCCCGTCGCCTACCCCCAGGTCGCCCCCGAGATCGAGCTCCCCACCCTCGACGGCAAGACCCACAAG ATGTACAGGGGAGGGAAGATCTGCCTCACCGTGCACTTCAAGCCGCTGTGGGCTAAGAACTGCCCGAGGTTCGGGATCGCGCACGCGCTGTGCCTCGGCCTCGCGCCTTGGCTCGCGGCGGAGGTCCCGATCCTGATCGACTCGGGCATGGTGAAGCACAAGGATGACGAGGCGGCTCCTGCCGAGGCATCTGCTTCTGCTGCTCCATCTTCCTAG